CCCGTAAAACACGATGATAAGCACGAGCAGATAAATTTAAACGTTGCTGAGCCATTTCAATCATTCGCTGTGAAGTACTATCGAGAACGGCATGTTGTTCTAGTTGTTTTGGTGAGAGCGCCTGATTCAAACAACCCTGTCTTTGCATTTGTTGTTCATAAGCATAAATCACACGTTGTCGCACAGTTGTAGAATCTTCTGCAGGCGTTGGGTCTTGCAATTCTTGAGCTTTTAATGGCGGTACATCAATATGTAAATCGATGCGGTCAAGTAACGGTCCCGATATGCGGTTTTGATAGCGCTTAATGCTTTCTGGAGAACACTGACAACGGCTATCTTGATTAAATGCATACCCACATGGACAAGGATTCATTGCTGCAATGAGCTGAAAGTTCGCAGGATAAGTAATTTGCCGAGCCGCACGTGAAATAATGATTTCTTTTGACTCAAGCGGTTGGCGTAAGACTTCTAGAACCTTTCTGTCAAACTCGGGAAGTTCATCTAAAAATAGAACACCTAAATGAGATAAAGTAATTTCACCCGGTTTAGGGTGTGAACCGCCCCCAACCAGTGCAATTGCTGATGCTGTATGGTGGGGCGCGCGAAATGGACGCTGCCCAAAGGTATGTGGTGTATTTGAAATAGAATAAATACTTGCAACTTCAAGAGTTTCTTGAGTAGAAAGTGGCGGTAAAATGGAAGGCAGGCGTGAAGCCAATAAAGTTTTACCTGTGCCTGGTGGTCCTTTAAAGAGCAGGGAGTGTCCCCCAGCGGCAGCAATTTCTAGTGCACGCCGTGGCCGTAGCTGACCTTTAACATCTGCAAGGTCAAATTTATAGGGCATTTCATTTGAATGGGCACTTGGCTGCGCATAAGCTAGCTTTTGTGTGCCTAAAAAGTGCTCGCATACCTCTTTTAAATGGTTAACTGGATAACACTCAAGATTAGGTAAATGGCTAATATCTTGGCTATTATCGACGGGTAAAACGATTTTATGCTGAGCTTGCTGGCATGCCATTGCTAAAGTTAAGGCGCCTGACACAGGTCTTACATGACCGTCTAGAGCTAACTCTCCAATAAATTCAAAGTCTTCTGTGCAGTTTTCCGGAACTTGACCAGAGGCAATTAAGATGCCTAAAGCAATTGGTAAATCTAGCCGTGAACCATCTTTGGGCAAATCTGCAGGAGCAAGGTTAATGGTCAGCCGCTTAGTTGGGAATTGAAATCCACTGTTAATAATAGCTGAGCGAACCCTATCCTTACTTTCCCTAACTGCTGCTTCAGCTAAGCCTACAATAGTCAGAGAGGGTAAGCCTTGACTCACATGCACCTCAACCTCAATGAGAGGCGCATGTAATCCTAAAAGTCCCCGAGTATAAATTTTAGAAAAAGACATCTTATTGTTCCATTATGGTGCTTCATTTTTAATCGTTGTAAAGTATAAGTGCGCTACGTTGGTGCTTATTTTTTATTCTTTAAAGCTTCTTCTAATAGACTGACTTGTTTTTGTAGCGCTTCTAAACGTTGATTGGCTAAATGAAGGGCTGTTTTTTGTCTTTCGATTTCTTGTTTAGAGACAAGATCTAATTTCTCGACAGTTTCATTTAATAATGCACGTAAGTTTTTTTCTAAATCTTTTTTAGGCTCGTCAATTTGTTCCAAGATGGCCTGTAATAGAGTTTCTAGCATGAGATATCCAAACTGTTGTATTACCTTATGCTCGCCAGTTTAACACTGCTTGAATCTAGGATATAGGCTTCTTGGCTTTTAGCCATGTCATAACGATAAATTGAAATAAAAACAGGACTGAAAATTCATTTTATTTTTAGTTGCTCATCTACATCTTGATAACTAAATAGGTTATAAAGAAAGCTCATGCAAAAGATTCATATCCTCCAACCTTTGAAATATTGGCATGAAAATTGAACATAAAACCTTACTGGTGAAAAGAAGCCGAAGGAAACAAACATGAAGCTTGTAACTGCAATTGTAAAACCGTTTAAATTGGATGATGTGCGTGAAGCACTCTCTGACATTGGTGTACAAGGGATTACCGTAACTGAAGTTAAAGGTTTTGGTCGTCAAAAAGGACATACAGAACTTTACCGCGGCGCTGAGTATGTGGTTGATTTCTTACCTAAAGTAAAAATCGAAATTGCGATTAGTGATGAAATGGTCGACGCGGTAATTGAGTCAATTACACGTGTGGCAAGCACTGGAAAAATCGGCGACGGTAAGATTTTTGTGACTAATCTGGAACAAGTCATCCGTATCCGTACAGGTGAAACAGGACCAGATGCTGTCTAAATTGGCACAAAGCTTGCTGAGCAATAAATAGCTCGCAAATGAGGTTGGGGGACACGAATGAAAAAAATGCTTATGGCGCTGAGTTTAACCGGCGCACTTTTGGGTGGTACTGCCGCTTGGGCAGAAGAGACTGTAACAACACCAACATCTGAGGTTACAGCAACATCAACGTCTGAAGCTCCTGCAACAATTGCAGCGGCACCAGCAGCTGAGGAAACTCCGGCCGCTCCGACACCGACTGCAAAACTCGATACCGGTGATACATCTTGGATTTTAATTTCAACAGCTTTGGTTCTGTTGATGACAATTCCAGGCTTGGCGTTATTTTACGGTGGTATGGTCCGTAAGAAAAATGTCTTAAGCACTATGATGTTTAGCCTTTCTGCTGCAATTTTAGTAAGTTTGCTCTGGGTGATTGCAGGTTATTCAATCGCGTTCTCTGGCACAGGTGCATACTTCGGTGATTTGTCTAAAGTAATGCTCAATGGCGTCGCTTTTGATGCACTAAGTGGGACAATTCCTGAAAGCCTCTTTGTTATTTTCCAAATGACTTTCGCCATCATTACTGTCGCAATTTTGAGTGGCTCGATTGCTGATCGTATGAAATATTCAGCTTTCATGGCATTCATTGCAATTTGGGTACTTGTGGTTTATGCGCCAATTACTCACTGGGTGTGGGCAGCAGATGGCTGGTTATTTAAAGCAGGTGCATTAGATTTCGCTGGCGGTACGGTTGTGCACATTAACTCCGGTGTTGCAGGCCTAGTTGCTGCTTATATGCTTGGTAAACGTATTGGTCTTGGCCGTGAATCTATGGCGCCACATAACTTAACTTTAACTGTAATCGGTGCAAGTTTACTTTGGGTGGGTTGGTTCGGCTTTAACGGTGGTAGTGCTTTAGGTGCTGGTGCCCGTGCAAGTATGGCAATTTTAGTGACTCAAGTTGCTGCCGCTGCTGCTGCGTTCTCTTGGTTGGTAGTAGAACGTATGATCCGTGGTAAAGCTTCTGTATTGGGCGGTGCGTCTGGAGCTGTTGCTGGTTTAGTTGTGATTACGCCTGCAGCTGGTTTTGTTGGTGTAGGCGGAGCTTTAGTAATGGGCCTTATTGGTGGCGTAGTCTGCTTCTGGGGTATTACGGCACTTAAACGCTTACTTAAAGCCGATGATGCTTTGGATGCGTTTGGTTTACATGCTGTAGGTGGTATTGTCGGTGCGATTTTAACTGGCGTATTTTATAGT
The window above is part of the Acinetobacter baumannii genome. Proteins encoded here:
- a CDS encoding YifB family Mg chelatase-like AAA ATPase, with the translated sequence MSFSKIYTRGLLGLHAPLIEVEVHVSQGLPSLTIVGLAEAAVRESKDRVRSAIINSGFQFPTKRLTINLAPADLPKDGSRLDLPIALGILIASGQVPENCTEDFEFIGELALDGHVRPVSGALTLAMACQQAQHKIVLPVDNSQDISHLPNLECYPVNHLKEVCEHFLGTQKLAYAQPSAHSNEMPYKFDLADVKGQLRPRRALEIAAAGGHSLLFKGPPGTGKTLLASRLPSILPPLSTQETLEVASIYSISNTPHTFGQRPFRAPHHTASAIALVGGGSHPKPGEITLSHLGVLFLDELPEFDRKVLEVLRQPLESKEIIISRAARQITYPANFQLIAAMNPCPCGYAFNQDSRCQCSPESIKRYQNRISGPLLDRIDLHIDVPPLKAQELQDPTPAEDSTTVRQRVIYAYEQQMQRQGCLNQALSPKQLEQHAVLDSTSQRMIEMAQQRLNLSARAYHRVLRVARTIADLAQSEVIQSPHLTEALSYRGNHS
- a CDS encoding accessory factor UbiK family protein, with amino-acid sequence MLETLLQAILEQIDEPKKDLEKNLRALLNETVEKLDLVSKQEIERQKTALHLANQRLEALQKQVSLLEEALKNKK
- the glnK gene encoding P-II family nitrogen regulator — protein: MKLVTAIVKPFKLDDVREALSDIGVQGITVTEVKGFGRQKGHTELYRGAEYVVDFLPKVKIEIAISDEMVDAVIESITRVASTGKIGDGKIFVTNLEQVIRIRTGETGPDAV
- a CDS encoding ammonium transporter; the protein is MKKMLMALSLTGALLGGTAAWAEETVTTPTSEVTATSTSEAPATIAAAPAAEETPAAPTPTAKLDTGDTSWILISTALVLLMTIPGLALFYGGMVRKKNVLSTMMFSLSAAILVSLLWVIAGYSIAFSGTGAYFGDLSKVMLNGVAFDALSGTIPESLFVIFQMTFAIITVAILSGSIADRMKYSAFMAFIAIWVLVVYAPITHWVWAADGWLFKAGALDFAGGTVVHINSGVAGLVAAYMLGKRIGLGRESMAPHNLTLTVIGASLLWVGWFGFNGGSALGAGARASMAILVTQVAAAAAAFSWLVVERMIRGKASVLGGASGAVAGLVVITPAAGFVGVGGALVMGLIGGVVCFWGITALKRLLKADDALDAFGLHAVGGIVGAILTGVFYSDEIIKAANVALAPTFAGQLWVQVEGVLATMVYSGIATFIILKVIDLIIGLRVNSDDERMGLDLSQHGERIE